The proteins below come from a single Candidatus Limnocylindria bacterium genomic window:
- the argF gene encoding ornithine carbamoyltransferase, whose product MLSRVRHFVSIADLDPGGLGRLLERSSLLKAARQRREPLLAGRTLAQIFEKPSLRTRLSFDVGMTELGGHCVYLSPQEVGLGRRESVADVARVVSRMVDAVVLRTNAHETIEEFARFASIPVINGLSDLSHPCQGLADILTISEKKGPDLRNVTVAYVGDGNNVLNSLMLAVVLRSARMRVATPAGFDPMPRYRELAERKAREANGSIEFGNDPIAAVRDADVVYTDVWTSMGQEQEYERRRRAFMGYQVNAPLLRHAKPDAIVMHDLPAHRGEEITDEVLDGPQSVVFDQAENRLHAQKAILCWLLRGEG is encoded by the coding sequence GTGCTGTCGCGCGTGCGCCACTTCGTGTCGATCGCGGACCTCGATCCGGGCGGTCTTGGCCGCCTGCTCGAGCGGTCCTCATTGCTCAAGGCGGCGCGCCAGCGTCGCGAGCCGCTGCTCGCCGGTCGCACGCTCGCGCAGATCTTCGAGAAGCCGAGCCTGCGGACCCGGCTCTCCTTCGACGTGGGCATGACCGAGCTCGGCGGTCACTGCGTATATCTCTCGCCGCAGGAGGTCGGTCTCGGTCGGCGTGAGAGCGTCGCCGACGTTGCGCGCGTCGTGAGCCGCATGGTCGATGCCGTCGTGTTGCGCACGAACGCCCACGAGACGATCGAGGAGTTCGCGCGCTTCGCGTCGATCCCCGTGATCAACGGGCTCTCCGACCTCTCGCATCCGTGCCAGGGACTCGCGGACATCCTCACGATCAGCGAGAAGAAAGGGCCCGATCTACGCAACGTCACGGTCGCGTACGTCGGCGACGGGAACAACGTCCTCAACTCGCTCATGCTCGCCGTCGTGCTGCGATCGGCCCGGATGCGCGTCGCCACACCCGCCGGGTTCGATCCCATGCCCAGGTACCGCGAGCTTGCGGAGCGCAAGGCCAGGGAAGCGAACGGCTCGATCGAGTTCGGGAACGATCCCATCGCTGCCGTGCGCGACGCGGATGTCGTCTACACCGACGTCTGGACGAGCATGGGGCAGGAGCAGGAGTACGAGCGACGGCGCCGGGCGTTCATGGGCTACCAGGTCAACGCGCCGCTGCTTCGTCATGCGAAGCCGGACGCGATCGTGATGCACGACCTTCCCGCACACCGCGGCGAGGAGATCACCGACGAGGTCCTCGACGGACCACAGAGCGTCGTGTTCGATCAGGCCGAGAACCGCCTCCACGCGCAGAAGGCGATCCTGTGCTGGCTCCTCCGAGGTGAGGGATGA
- a CDS encoding FecR family protein: MAKVGTPAGVVEMRGRADATRLRRVIAVVAVAFVLFVALGVSGTFGGRALGAATIVTMISGDVQVRHGAAAAFVTATDGEVLVAGDTVRTADGARAVLTYFEGSTVSVEPNTELTIETAASFTDGSTVVVMQQNFGRTWHVVTKLITGNSKYEVKTPASTASVRGTAFQVDSDGERTTVTTTEGTVVARVADPDHVGQTVDVPVPAGKTHEQKKNARPAPAATAPQSERTLTMTLDDQNSLVIDAEGRANGIDKNGKKHLETPGAQLVKTKDGKLQVVLQNVSDGRLEAQVRKAGGGTEVGVQTTVEDKGSEPVRIDGKVKADTTGQGSVSLDVDRSADGKTNLKQSSGKKP, translated from the coding sequence GTGGCAAAGGTGGGTACTCCCGCTGGTGTGGTGGAGATGAGGGGTCGGGCGGACGCGACGCGCCTACGCAGGGTGATCGCGGTCGTCGCTGTCGCGTTCGTCCTGTTCGTGGCGCTCGGAGTGAGTGGGACGTTCGGGGGTCGCGCGCTCGGCGCGGCGACGATCGTCACGATGATCTCCGGGGACGTCCAGGTGCGACATGGCGCGGCTGCGGCCTTCGTGACCGCGACCGACGGCGAGGTCCTGGTCGCCGGCGATACCGTTCGCACCGCCGACGGAGCGCGCGCGGTCCTGACCTACTTCGAAGGCTCGACGGTGAGCGTCGAGCCGAACACCGAGCTCACGATCGAGACCGCGGCGTCATTCACCGATGGCAGCACCGTCGTGGTGATGCAGCAGAACTTCGGCCGGACCTGGCACGTCGTGACGAAGCTCATCACCGGGAACTCCAAGTACGAAGTGAAGACGCCCGCCAGCACCGCGTCGGTGCGCGGCACCGCCTTCCAGGTGGATAGCGACGGCGAGCGGACCACGGTCACGACGACCGAAGGCACCGTCGTCGCTCGTGTGGCGGACCCGGACCATGTCGGCCAGACCGTCGACGTTCCGGTCCCCGCAGGCAAGACGCACGAGCAGAAGAAGAACGCGCGGCCGGCTCCAGCGGCGACGGCGCCCCAGTCGGAGCGCACGCTGACCATGACGCTCGACGACCAGAACTCGCTCGTCATCGACGCAGAGGGGCGCGCGAACGGCATCGACAAGAACGGGAAGAAGCACCTCGAGACGCCCGGCGCGCAGCTCGTGAAGACCAAGGACGGGAAGCTCCAGGTCGTGCTGCAGAACGTGTCGGACGGTCGCCTCGAGGCACAGGTGCGCAAGGCCGGCGGCGGCACCGAGGTCGGCGTGCAGACCACGGTCGAGGACAAGGGCAGCGAGCCGGTCAGGATCGATGGCAAGGTCAAAGCCGACACGACCGGTCAGGGCAGCGTGAGCCTCGACGTGGACCGCAGCGCGGACGGCAAGACGAACCTCAAGCAGTCGAGCGGGAAGAAGCCCTAG
- a CDS encoding FecR family protein — MFAVVMTGALALMFPTEALGSSSTLEVLDGVVAVSHDGNTFAMGKDGDTLQQGDVIRTGEGAHAVLTFFDGSVIELEPDSEIRVETLQASSAGDLLMTMQQTIGRSWHVVSRALTPNSKYEVRTPAATATVRGTAFLVSVSPQGVSNIQTTDGVVGMIGGGQEVLVPPGFQSSVLPGGVPESPTPAPPPPALVRIVLDPTPNAAVVDAFKRTVGVINGLPIRYIPGSTVALVDGKLVLTIPNPSHGRRLDTHIQPADPKDLSVDVNVQVQVEGVVVGNVIDHRSVGANGVAKGGLVLTTTGTVLLPDSEAKTSEEPRIGRLPPPPPSGPSLVARPTAGPTMVVTPPPSFVSRIDFDPRVSLATSTPTPAPTASLVFNGAYQPYATKLEPSATPAPNSSLIVFTSSTETLKLVASPTPAPTPEPTFLLLRTLDPICCLIAPTVTPTPAATLILRTLDPICCLIAPTPTPTAAPIIICCLSTIAPTPTPAPGLILRTISPILLPTPTPTPAPTLILRTIDPILLPTPTPTPSPLRTIIRCIPGLTC, encoded by the coding sequence GTGTTCGCGGTTGTGATGACCGGCGCGCTCGCGCTCATGTTCCCGACGGAGGCGCTGGGATCGTCAAGCACGCTCGAGGTCCTCGACGGCGTCGTCGCTGTGAGTCACGACGGCAACACCTTCGCGATGGGTAAGGACGGCGACACGCTCCAGCAGGGTGACGTCATCCGCACCGGCGAGGGCGCGCACGCGGTGCTCACCTTCTTCGACGGCTCGGTCATCGAGCTCGAGCCCGACAGCGAGATCCGCGTCGAGACACTCCAGGCGTCGAGCGCCGGCGATCTCCTCATGACGATGCAGCAGACCATCGGCCGCAGCTGGCACGTCGTGTCGCGCGCGCTCACGCCGAATTCGAAATACGAGGTGCGGACGCCCGCCGCGACTGCAACGGTGCGCGGCACCGCGTTCCTCGTCAGCGTCTCGCCGCAGGGCGTGTCGAACATCCAGACCACCGACGGCGTCGTCGGGATGATCGGCGGCGGGCAGGAGGTCCTCGTGCCTCCCGGATTCCAGTCGAGCGTCCTGCCGGGTGGCGTGCCGGAATCGCCGACACCCGCGCCGCCGCCGCCGGCTCTCGTGCGCATCGTGCTCGACCCAACGCCGAACGCGGCCGTGGTCGACGCGTTCAAGCGCACGGTGGGCGTGATCAACGGACTGCCCATCCGCTACATACCAGGTTCGACCGTCGCGCTCGTCGATGGAAAGCTCGTGCTCACGATCCCGAATCCGTCTCACGGTCGTCGTCTCGATACGCACATCCAGCCGGCGGATCCGAAAGACCTCAGCGTCGACGTGAACGTTCAGGTCCAGGTCGAAGGTGTCGTCGTCGGCAACGTGATCGATCACCGCTCGGTCGGGGCGAACGGCGTCGCGAAGGGTGGGCTGGTGCTGACGACGACCGGAACGGTGCTCCTGCCCGACTCCGAGGCGAAGACGAGCGAGGAACCGCGGATCGGACGCTTGCCACCGCCACCGCCGAGTGGCCCGAGCCTCGTCGCGCGACCGACAGCCGGTCCGACGATGGTCGTCACGCCGCCTCCGAGCTTCGTGTCGCGCATCGACTTCGACCCGCGCGTGAGCCTCGCGACATCGACGCCCACACCGGCGCCGACGGCGAGCCTGGTCTTCAACGGTGCGTACCAGCCGTACGCGACGAAGCTGGAGCCGAGCGCGACGCCGGCGCCGAACTCGAGTCTCATCGTGTTCACAAGCTCGACGGAAACGTTGAAGCTCGTGGCCTCGCCGACGCCCGCGCCGACGCCGGAGCCGACGTTCCTTCTGCTCCGCACGCTGGATCCGATCTGCTGTTTGATCGCGCCGACGGTGACGCCGACACCCGCCGCGACGCTCATCCTGCGAACGCTGGATCCGATCTGCTGCCTCATCGCGCCGACCCCGACGCCAACGGCCGCACCGATCATCATCTGCTGCCTGTCGACGATCGCGCCGACGCCGACTCCTGCACCGGGTCTGATCTTGCGGACGATCTCACCGATCCTCCTGCCCACGCCGACACCAACGCCGGCGCCCACGCTCATCCTGCGCACGATCGACCCGATCCTGCTGCCGACGCCCACGCCCACGCCGTCCCCGCTCCGCACGATCATCCGCTGCATCCCAGGGCTGACCTGCTAG
- a CDS encoding gluconeogenesis factor YvcK family protein, with protein MEPLRVVCVGGGLGAPTVMAGLRTFTSDITGLIAVTDSGRSTGKVRIALDVPAPGDIRNALTVLAEGDPVLTRLFNHRFETDKSEDLNGMAFGNLFLAALTQQEGSFLAAVEEASRLLKLRGRVLPVTLYNTHLCAELTDGSIVETEVNVRGTGKAPIARVFLKDMHVGATPGSVEAIASADLITLGPGSLYTTVCACLLVPDIARAIASADGLVVYVANTTRQPGQTDTLSLSDHVRAAQDYLGGSGLDAVLVNDDPPPAHLRVHYAEKGLALLDPTPDELERIRALGVRPVTAPIIDKWSGPRDLWLKQDTIRHDPERVARALVDLVEQRRRPALRAL; from the coding sequence ATGGAGCCTCTGAGGGTCGTCTGCGTTGGCGGCGGGCTTGGCGCGCCGACGGTCATGGCCGGTCTGCGGACATTCACGTCGGACATCACCGGGCTCATCGCCGTCACGGACTCTGGACGGTCGACCGGCAAGGTCCGCATCGCCCTCGATGTGCCCGCGCCCGGCGACATCCGGAACGCGCTCACCGTTCTGGCCGAGGGCGATCCCGTCCTCACCCGCCTCTTCAACCACCGCTTCGAGACGGACAAGAGCGAGGACCTGAACGGCATGGCGTTCGGAAACCTGTTCCTCGCGGCGCTGACGCAGCAGGAGGGGTCGTTCCTCGCCGCGGTCGAAGAGGCATCACGCCTCCTGAAGCTGCGCGGTCGCGTCCTCCCGGTGACCCTCTACAACACGCACCTGTGCGCGGAGCTCACCGATGGAAGCATCGTCGAGACCGAGGTCAACGTGCGCGGGACGGGAAAGGCGCCGATCGCGCGCGTGTTCCTCAAGGACATGCATGTCGGCGCGACGCCGGGAAGTGTCGAGGCAATCGCCTCGGCGGACCTCATCACGCTCGGACCGGGGAGCCTGTACACGACGGTCTGCGCGTGTCTCCTCGTGCCGGACATCGCGCGCGCGATCGCGAGCGCCGACGGGCTTGTCGTGTACGTCGCGAACACGACCCGCCAGCCCGGGCAGACCGACACGCTCTCGCTCTCCGATCACGTGCGCGCGGCGCAGGACTATCTCGGCGGATCCGGCCTCGACGCCGTCCTCGTGAACGACGACCCGCCGCCGGCGCACCTTCGCGTCCACTACGCAGAGAAAGGCTTGGCGCTGCTCGACCCGACTCCCGACGAGCTCGAGCGCATCCGCGCGCTGGGCGTGCGACCGGTCACCGCGCCGATCATCGACAAATGGAGTGGCCCGCGGGACCTGTGGCTCAAGCAGGACACGATCCGCCACGACCCCGAGCGTGTGGCGCGCGCGCTCGTCGACCTCGTCGAGCAGCGCCGGCGTCCTGCGCTCCGCGCACTATGA
- the ccsA gene encoding cytochrome c biogenesis protein CcsA produces MIETTAAPFPTIRVRPWLGRLAIAGSLVATFMALVWAPTDAVQGDVYRIIYVHVPLAWLAYLAFFVVFLASLGWLWTKRPWFDALAVASAEVGVLFTGMFIVAGSIWAKPTWGVWWTWDPRLVTTAVMFMMYVGYLLLRSLSTDFSRRATRAAVLGVIAVIDIPIVHLSVLWMNSLHQLPTVLRAGGSPALDAAMGMTLGICVIAFTLVYFAFLAERMSIELDRQRRIFEARA; encoded by the coding sequence ATGATCGAAACGACTGCGGCGCCCTTCCCCACCATCCGCGTCCGGCCCTGGCTGGGTCGACTCGCCATCGCCGGCTCGCTCGTCGCGACCTTCATGGCGCTCGTGTGGGCGCCGACCGACGCGGTGCAGGGCGACGTGTACCGGATCATCTACGTGCACGTCCCGCTCGCCTGGCTCGCCTATCTCGCGTTCTTCGTGGTCTTCCTCGCGAGCCTCGGCTGGCTATGGACGAAACGCCCATGGTTCGACGCGCTTGCGGTCGCTTCAGCGGAGGTCGGCGTCCTCTTCACCGGCATGTTCATCGTCGCGGGATCCATCTGGGCGAAGCCGACGTGGGGCGTGTGGTGGACGTGGGATCCGCGCCTCGTGACGACGGCGGTCATGTTCATGATGTATGTCGGCTATCTGCTGCTGCGGTCGCTCTCGACCGATTTCTCGCGGCGCGCGACGCGCGCGGCGGTGCTCGGTGTCATCGCGGTCATCGATATCCCGATCGTGCATCTGTCGGTGCTCTGGATGAACTCGCTCCATCAGCTCCCCACGGTGCTTCGCGCCGGCGGCAGCCCGGCGCTCGACGCGGCGATGGGCATGACGCTCGGCATCTGCGTCATCGCGTTCACGCTCGTGTACTTCGCGTTCCTTGCCGAACGGATGTCGATCGAGCTCGACCGCCAGCGCCGGATATTCGAGGCCCGCGCGTGA
- a CDS encoding cytochrome c maturation protein CcmE gives MGARRVLLIAVLAAAVLIGFVAVQNLASSAVYYLTPTEARDRHIAAGTAARLGGQVEAGSLRYDPQTRDLRFTLTDGTARVTVIGTGAPPSLLREGAGAVVEGSFASDGTFRATQVIAKHDEQYAPPSPGATPSHQTP, from the coding sequence ATGGGAGCGCGCCGCGTCCTGCTGATCGCGGTGCTCGCCGCCGCGGTCCTGATCGGCTTCGTCGCGGTGCAGAACCTCGCGAGCTCGGCCGTGTATTACCTCACGCCGACCGAGGCACGCGACCGGCATATCGCGGCCGGCACGGCCGCGCGGCTTGGGGGACAGGTCGAAGCCGGAAGCCTTCGCTACGACCCGCAGACACGCGACCTGCGTTTCACGCTCACGGACGGCACCGCGCGTGTGACGGTCATCGGCACGGGCGCACCGCCGTCGCTGCTGCGGGAGGGAGCGGGCGCGGTCGTCGAGGGGTCGTTCGCATCCGACGGCACGTTCCGCGCGACGCAGGTCATCGCGAAACACGACGAGCAGTACGCGCCTCCGTCGCCGGGCGCGACCCCGAGCCACCAGACGCCTTGA
- a CDS encoding heme exporter protein CcmB — MNALDRALLVAARELAAERRHPDGLVAALTFTGLLVLMESLAFGPGQARQPGVASALYWIAILFAATLVASRSFDRELEDDAIDAVLVLDGGRDALYAGKLVALWVVLMVVGFAAGVLSLVLLDPGVALPGHLVLIGALGILALPPVIALTTLLTLRVRARVALVPILSFPILMPQLVACTQGAAAAMTGDASGALGWAGILAAFALVYGVLGLTIVPAAIE; from the coding sequence GTGAACGCGCTCGATCGCGCGCTGCTCGTCGCGGCCCGCGAGCTCGCTGCCGAACGTCGACATCCGGACGGCCTCGTCGCGGCGCTGACGTTCACGGGCCTGCTCGTGCTGATGGAGAGTCTCGCGTTCGGACCGGGCCAGGCGCGCCAGCCCGGCGTCGCGAGCGCCCTCTACTGGATCGCGATCCTCTTCGCCGCGACGCTGGTGGCGTCACGGTCGTTCGACCGCGAACTCGAGGACGACGCGATCGACGCGGTCCTCGTGCTGGATGGCGGGCGCGACGCGCTCTATGCGGGAAAGCTCGTCGCGCTCTGGGTCGTGCTAATGGTCGTCGGGTTCGCGGCAGGCGTCCTTTCGCTCGTTCTCCTCGATCCGGGCGTCGCGCTCCCCGGACACCTCGTGCTCATCGGCGCTCTCGGCATCCTCGCGCTGCCACCGGTCATCGCTCTCACGACGCTTCTCACGCTGCGCGTGCGCGCGCGCGTCGCGCTCGTGCCGATCCTCTCGTTCCCGATCCTCATGCCGCAGCTGGTCGCATGCACGCAAGGCGCGGCAGCGGCGATGACCGGCGACGCGTCGGGCGCTCTCGGATGGGCCGGGATCCTCGCGGCCTTCGCGCTCGTCTACGGGGTCCTCGGCCTTACCATCGTTCCTGCGGCCATCGAATGA
- a CDS encoding cytochrome c-type biogenesis protein CcmH, which translates to MTRERTLILVALIAILGAVAWSARPHDATAAERVDRITSELRCVTCQGLSVKDSPAASARQMRDLVVQRVAEGRTDEEIRDEFRASYGDWVLLSPPALSWNGLIWLVPLVALAAGLVVALGRMRRGAPSAAAPSARELAVLRERVAREEALDLPQADGAE; encoded by the coding sequence ATGACGCGCGAGCGAACGCTCATCCTGGTGGCGCTCATCGCGATCCTCGGAGCGGTCGCCTGGAGCGCGCGACCACACGACGCGACCGCTGCGGAGCGCGTGGACCGGATCACGAGCGAGCTGCGCTGCGTGACCTGCCAAGGGCTCTCGGTGAAGGATTCGCCCGCGGCGAGCGCGCGCCAGATGCGCGATCTGGTGGTGCAGCGCGTCGCCGAGGGCCGGACGGATGAGGAGATCCGCGACGAGTTCCGCGCGTCGTACGGCGACTGGGTGCTGCTTTCGCCACCAGCTCTGTCCTGGAACGGTCTCATCTGGCTCGTGCCGCTCGTCGCGCTCGCCGCAGGGCTGGTCGTCGCGCTCGGGCGGATGCGTCGCGGCGCGCCGAGTGCTGCCGCACCTTCGGCACGCGAACTCGCCGTGCTCCGCGAACGCGTCGCGCGCGAGGAGGCGCTCGATCTGCCGCAGGCGGACGGTGCCGAATGA
- a CDS encoding TlpA disulfide reductase family protein: MPRWLRYGVVLGIAALVVVLMLSFRRDPHDIRTGTVNKPAAAFTADKLDGTGSLSLKDYAGKVVVLNFFASWCPPCKEENPALVRVWERYRTSDVIFIGIVYGDSTEKARAYVSTNGVTWPTVQDEDGRIAFSYGVFGPPETYFIAPDGIIAGRHIGPIDEATLVTAIDGLRPKATR, from the coding sequence ATGCCTCGCTGGCTTCGCTACGGGGTCGTGCTCGGCATCGCCGCGCTCGTCGTCGTGCTCATGCTCTCGTTCAGGCGCGATCCGCACGACATCCGCACCGGCACCGTGAACAAGCCGGCCGCGGCGTTCACCGCGGACAAGCTCGACGGGACCGGCTCGCTCTCGCTCAAGGATTACGCAGGCAAGGTGGTGGTCCTCAACTTCTTCGCCTCGTGGTGCCCGCCCTGCAAAGAGGAGAACCCCGCCCTCGTGCGCGTCTGGGAGCGGTATCGCACCAGCGACGTGATCTTCATCGGCATCGTCTACGGCGATTCGACGGAGAAGGCACGTGCGTACGTGAGCACGAACGGCGTCACGTGGCCTACCGTGCAGGACGAGGATGGTCGTATCGCGTTCTCGTACGGCGTCTTCGGACCGCCCGAGACGTACTTCATCGCACCCGACGGCATCATCGCCGGACGGCACATCGGTCCGATAGACGAGGCGACCCTCGTCACGGCCATCGACGGCCTTAGACCGAAGGCGACACGATGA
- a CDS encoding tetratricopeptide repeat protein, which produces MSYLLFTTLFLVGLALAVRPLLARREVAWPVETPDARDDISRAVSSLRDLEFARAAGTIAPADHERLRGLLERSAFVKERETPPTPAPWRTLALASVIAGIAVVLVIIELPRATGDRAPGEPITGTAPATATLPELESRAKASPRDVPTLLALADAYVTEGRVTDAVATYQAVLAIDRDSVAALNGIGFMLFRSGEMTGARLAADRVLALRPRDADALFLKGLIQYRGEDWRGAVDTWTVFLDVGEFHPAAEMVRPLYQDARKKAGL; this is translated from the coding sequence ATGAGCTACCTCCTCTTTACGACGCTCTTCCTCGTCGGTCTCGCACTCGCCGTGCGACCGCTGCTTGCGCGTCGCGAAGTCGCGTGGCCGGTCGAAACGCCCGACGCGCGCGACGACATATCGCGCGCGGTGAGCTCGCTGCGCGATCTCGAGTTCGCGCGTGCCGCCGGCACGATCGCGCCGGCCGACCACGAGCGGCTGCGCGGCCTCCTCGAGCGCAGCGCGTTCGTGAAGGAGCGCGAGACGCCACCGACGCCCGCGCCGTGGCGGACGCTCGCGCTCGCGTCAGTCATCGCGGGCATCGCGGTGGTGCTCGTCATCATCGAGCTGCCGCGCGCGACCGGCGACCGCGCGCCCGGCGAGCCGATCACCGGCACGGCACCAGCAACGGCGACTCTCCCCGAGCTCGAATCGCGCGCGAAGGCGAGCCCGCGCGACGTGCCGACGCTGCTAGCCCTGGCCGACGCGTACGTGACCGAAGGCCGCGTGACCGACGCCGTCGCGACGTATCAGGCGGTCCTCGCGATCGACAGGGACAGCGTCGCGGCGCTCAACGGGATCGGCTTCATGCTGTTCCGCTCCGGCGAGATGACCGGCGCGCGTCTCGCGGCCGATCGCGTGCTGGCGCTGCGCCCGCGTGACGCGGATGCGCTCTTCCTGAAAGGGCTGATCCAGTACCGCGGTGAGGACTGGCGCGGCGCGGTCGACACGTGGACGGTCTTCCTCGACGTCGGCGAGTTCCATCCCGCGGCGGAGATGGTGCGTCCTCTCTATCAGGACGCGAGGAAGAAAGCGGGTCTCTAG
- a CDS encoding heme lyase CcmF/NrfE family subunit, whose protein sequence is MNLTFADLGTGALRAALPLAIWGVGAAAYAAAKRDGRALASARWSALITLLLVVLAALAMVGALVTHDFSVAYVARNNALETPLFFTVISLWAALEGSILLWTAILAGAAAYVAWRGTPALPRLATTALAILFAMLAFFLMLVTTPAADPFVRSEIVPLNGNGPNPLLQNHPLMALHPPLLYLGYVLFSVPFAYAIASLILGEGGDRWLVATRRFALVSWGLLGVGIVAGSWWSYAVLGWGGYWAWDPVENAAIMPWLVATAYLHSVMVEEKRRLLRSWNLSLVIATFALTILGTFLTRSGVVNSVHAFTQSAIGPLLLGYLVAIVVLSVGLLLWRMPMLRDAGTVGAPLSREAIFLFQNVVFVAATLTVLLGTLYPLIAEAISGDQLSIGRPYFDRVEVPLALALLFLMGIGPQLPWHGASRATLERQFTAPIVAAAGGALLAVATGLGGAFAVLTYALAAFVAATVVQEFARGIRARRTLHGESASTAFANLLRRSGRRYGGYVVHLGIVLVAVAVATSQSKTVEVERTVRAGEHFDVAGYTVAFGGLRNVSEPQRDLLVADLAITGNGADLHLRPSLVFFPNATQAVGSPGISAGLRDDVYTILAAYDTTGSSWATIRILVIPLVSWLWLGGAVVGLGAVIAALPQPRRREVTHPLVEAPATVGD, encoded by the coding sequence TTGAACCTCACCTTCGCCGACCTCGGCACCGGCGCGCTGCGCGCGGCGCTGCCGCTCGCGATCTGGGGCGTCGGCGCCGCGGCCTACGCCGCCGCGAAACGTGACGGCCGCGCGCTCGCGAGCGCGCGCTGGTCCGCGCTCATCACGTTGCTGCTGGTCGTGCTCGCCGCGCTCGCGATGGTCGGCGCGCTGGTCACGCACGACTTCTCCGTCGCGTACGTCGCGCGCAACAACGCGCTCGAGACGCCGCTCTTCTTCACCGTCATCTCGCTGTGGGCGGCGCTCGAAGGCTCGATCCTGCTCTGGACCGCGATCCTCGCGGGCGCGGCGGCATACGTCGCGTGGCGCGGGACGCCCGCGCTGCCCCGTCTCGCGACGACCGCGCTCGCGATCCTGTTCGCGATGCTCGCGTTCTTCCTCATGCTCGTGACGACGCCCGCGGCAGATCCATTCGTGCGCAGCGAGATCGTGCCGCTCAACGGGAACGGCCCGAACCCGCTGCTGCAGAACCATCCGCTCATGGCGCTGCATCCCCCGCTCCTCTATCTCGGCTACGTGCTGTTCTCGGTACCGTTCGCCTACGCGATCGCGTCGCTGATCCTCGGCGAGGGCGGGGACCGCTGGCTCGTCGCGACGCGCCGCTTCGCGCTCGTCTCGTGGGGTCTCCTCGGCGTCGGCATCGTCGCTGGCTCGTGGTGGTCGTATGCGGTGCTCGGCTGGGGCGGGTACTGGGCGTGGGACCCGGTGGAGAACGCCGCGATCATGCCCTGGCTCGTCGCGACCGCGTACCTCCACTCGGTCATGGTCGAGGAGAAACGGCGCCTCCTGCGTAGCTGGAACCTGTCGCTCGTCATCGCGACCTTCGCGCTCACGATCCTCGGCACGTTCCTCACGCGCAGCGGCGTCGTGAATTCGGTGCACGCCTTCACGCAGTCCGCCATCGGGCCACTGCTGCTCGGCTACCTCGTCGCGATCGTCGTGCTGTCCGTGGGCCTGCTGCTGTGGCGTATGCCGATGCTGCGCGACGCCGGAACGGTAGGCGCGCCGCTGTCGCGCGAGGCGATCTTTCTCTTCCAGAACGTCGTCTTCGTCGCCGCGACGCTGACCGTCCTGCTCGGCACGCTCTACCCGCTCATCGCCGAGGCGATCAGCGGGGATCAGCTGTCGATCGGACGGCCCTACTTCGACCGCGTCGAGGTACCGCTCGCCCTCGCGCTGCTGTTCCTCATGGGCATCGGGCCGCAGCTGCCATGGCATGGCGCGTCGCGCGCCACGCTCGAGCGTCAGTTCACGGCCCCGATCGTCGCCGCCGCGGGCGGCGCGCTCCTCGCGGTCGCGACGGGTCTCGGCGGTGCGTTCGCCGTCCTCACGTACGCGCTCGCGGCATTCGTGGCCGCGACCGTCGTGCAGGAGTTCGCGCGCGGCATCCGCGCACGGCGGACGCTGCACGGCGAGAGCGCAAGCACCGCATTCGCGAACCTGCTGCGGCGCAGCGGCCGCCGATACGGCGGGTATGTCGTGCATCTCGGAATCGTCCTGGTCGCGGTCGCGGTGGCGACGAGCCAATCGAAGACCGTCGAGGTCGAGCGCACGGTCCGTGCGGGCGAGCACTTCGATGTCGCTGGGTACACGGTCGCGTTCGGCGGACTGCGGAACGTGAGCGAGCCGCAGCGCGACCTGCTCGTCGCGGACCTCGCCATCACGGGAAACGGCGCCGACCTGCACCTGCGGCCGTCGCTCGTGTTCTTTCCCAACGCGACGCAGGCGGTCGGGTCGCCAGGTATCTCCGCGGGACTCCGCGATGACGTGTACACGATCCTCGCCGCGTACGACACCACCGGGAGCTCGTGGGCGACGATCCGCATCCTCGTCATCCCTCTCGTCTCGTGGCTCTGGCTCGGCGGCGCTGTCGTCGGGCTCGGCGCGGTGATCGCCGCGCTGCCACAGCCGAGGCGCCGTGAGGTCACGCATCCGCTGGTCGAAGCTCCTGCGACGGTCGGCGACTGA